A region of the Haematobia irritans isolate KBUSLIRL chromosome 5, ASM5000362v1, whole genome shotgun sequence genome:
TGTGATCAGCAGTCACCACAATGAGAGTATCACGAGTGTCCGTCATTTCAAGGGCTACCTCCACAGCCTTATCGAATTCCAAGGTTTCATCCAGGGCCAAACCGGCTTTACTTTCATGGTGGGCTGTATCAATGTTACCACCTTCAACAAAGAGGAAATAGCCAATTTTATTCCTTTGCAAACGCTCCAAAGCCATTTTGGTCATTTCCGATAAGGAGGGTTGTTTGGTTTTATTGGCCAAGGCATGATACTTCAAGCCCGATGATTCAAATAAGCCCATAATATGGGAAGCTGTCCGGACATTTACATTCAGTAGCTGATCACGATTTGATACTAAAACTCCAAGGGGATGCATGCTTTTCCAAGTCTTGAGAAGATTTTTGCCATCACTTCTCACACCCCGATTACCATGGTCATCAATTTCGGATTTGGGAAGAAATTTTCCCATGCCTCCACCCATGATAACATTGAAATTACGTCCTGGCTTTCTAAGGATGAGCTGCTGGGCTATATCCATACAATTCGTTGTGGTCTTATGTTGTTCCTTCCAAGCGAGTACATCACTATCACTTTCCCAGAAACGATTGGCCACATGGGCAAAGGTTCCAGCAGGACTGGCATGCAGTACAGAGGTGGTGGTAACGAATCCAGTGGATTTACCTGCATTTTGGGCCCAGACAGCAATGGATTGAACATGGTTAGCCGGATCCATGCTGGCACTGCAATTATTGGCATTTACTTTGGCACTAACACCAAGTGTCAAAATATTGGCCTTTacaccacacaaaaatgctGTGGCCGCACAAGCAGAGTCAGCCACATGGGTATTGGTACAATGGGTCTGTGAACCAGAAAAAGATTATTGCGAAAATTTCGGATATCTCCAAACTCCATTCGCAAACTTACCCTGCTCAAGGCCACATGAGGAAACTTCTCGAAACTTAATAGCTCCTCCTCACCAGTTCCATTGTTGCGTTGAGACTTTAGTATACGGGCCGCTGTTACGGTGCTCAATGACATACCATCTCCTAGGAAGAAAATGATATTCTTAGCCCTGTTCTTATTTAGGCGCTGTTTTCCCAAATTCCTAAGCAGCTCTTGGCGAGCCaatgtttgccaaaactttGGATCTCTCTCCTCGATGGGTGAGTTATTGTTTAGAGCTAAAGTATCTTTCAGATCTTTTTCCGATAATGAGGTGTGATAGTGACCCATCAAAGTATCCAAAAACTCTCCATTGGAATTCGCCAGCAACGAGGCcgcaatataaattaaaaaaatcgtttgtttaaACATCGTTTAAAATCCACATTCGATGTATAATTGAACGTAACTGTATCGGAATTAGtggaaattttaagaatttatagCCACACATGTGGTAAACGTAGGCCTCATTTCAAACAGACTTTACTTTCGTATGAATATGTCTGTTTTGTGTAACTGATTGCGTGTGTTTTGTTGTATCCGTTCCTATGAGGGTCATAATCAAGTTGGTAACTTTTTTTCCTATTGAGATGGATTCTCAGAATTAAAGACAACGGAATCAGATTTAGGGCAATCATGAAtcatgtatcgaaaatttgagcATGTttgaaaatgatttattttatttgttatacccccatcctatgggaaTATCAGACTTTCAGGTATAGCCTccctcaccagatttgacttccagagcctcttgaaaaagcaaatttcattcgatccgggtaagattcggtacgtgatgtaaCTATaggccctctaacaaccatgaaaaattgatccatatcgattcataattatatatagccctcatataaacccaaCCCAAATGATTTAGCTTCGGAAGCCTCATGGAGGAATAACTTTTACCATCcgaaaattgtttcatatcgtTACACTTATAGACTCTTCTATATACAAcgattaataatttatttattctgttttttataccctacaccacatagtggtcagcttataataactttgatctgcaaaaAATTGTGCCTATCAAAGAACGGTGATGgggtttgtaacacaacgaaataacgatttccgactatataaattgTATATTAGACCTGTCCAGGAAATGTATGAGATttttcaaaactcaaattttttaatgagcacttacagttttagaatctctcaatgattgtaataaaaactgtgaaaaaagattttgaaaaacttttgccaaaaagttgCTCAACGCGGTTGAAGTCaggattttggcaattttcgaaaattttaaaggtatacgtacaaacaaaattttaaataatttattagtaaatataagaaatatctaAAAGCGCAATCTTTGAGCTAAATGCtcaagcaaataataaaaaattcaaaacgtgAAATTTATTGAGCCGTTTGATTGCTGTAgcctctggaaataaaaaaatgcagaaaatttccgcaattttttttcaatgcatattttttcgaaaaaaagaatttatatacgtttgcatattttttatatattcttggaacaataaggtataaaaaaattttagattaagaatttttggatgtgtcattagtcgctaaaatattaatttctttatgaaaggtctcacttaaatattttacttttcgtTATATGTgacactttttaaaaattttaatctatctTATTATTGCTTTGACTTTTAGCTCAAGCTCATAGACTGATATTTCACAATAACACATATGGGTTAAGTGAGActttcataaagaaattaattttttagcgacTAATGATACATCCAAAAATtcttaatctaaatttttttttataccttattgttccaagaatatataaaaaatatgcaaacgtatataaatttttttttcgaaaacatataatgcattgaaaaaaaattgcggaaattttctgcattttttGATTTCCAGAGGCTACAGCAAGCAAACGGCTCAATAAATTTcacgttttgaattttttttagtatttgctgGAGCATTTAGCTCAAAGATTGCGCTTTtagatatttcttatatttattaataaattatttaaaattttgtttgtacgtatacctttaaaattttcgaaaattgccaaaatcctGACTTCAACCGCGTTGAGcaactttttggcaaaagtttttcaaaatcttttttcatatctcttattacaatcattgagaGATTCTAAAACTGTAAGTGCTCATTAAAAAATGTGAACTTTGGAAATCTGGACAGGTCTATTGTATATGTTCTTGATCAAGCAGAAATTCTAGGGCGATataaccatatccgtctgtctttctattgtaatcacgctacagccttcaataatggcgttatcatcctgaaatttggtacagaatcTTTTGTCCAGgttttaatatagtccccatataaagcgacctcccgatttggggtcttgggcttctagaaaccgtagttgttatgcaatttgcctcaaattagcaatctagaggtattttaggcccacaaatagttatgccgaaaatggtttgtataggtcaatattttggtatggcCTCCATCTACACCCaaaaattctcttcgttaattttacgaaaaatttttcattaactattcttcgtgaattgttaattaaaacaacgaaattttcattcatttccgtaaattttacgaagaacattttacgaatacatGAAGAGTTCTACattaatttttcgcatttttaacgaaactttcttcaaatttcaagatttttgtgaggaagtaTTTACgaatttctgaatattttacgaaacattctgctttaaaattgcttcataaaaagtaggaaacattttcattgaaataatgaAGAAGCttcattgaaattgtaaaatttccgttcgcgacataaaattatCTTTGATAAAGCGCTTGAGTGTACTCCTTTATTCAAGTTTTTAATGCATTTGGGTGACAGcaagctatgaataaaagtgaagcaaccaaactaaaagttattcaaaaactaaagatgtaaagtagtgatgacagTTTTCAAACTTGTTACTGCAatcaaataaactttggacaatcatttttttaaaacctaaaccacatagtggtcatggtataataagtttgatcggccaaaaaatgtgcctaccagaaatattgattttagaccccataaaatatataccgatcgactcagaatcacatcctgcgtcgatctagcgcttggtgtccgtccgtctgtccatgtatttgttattcacaggattccggtcgcaattattaaccgatttggatgaaatttggtacagggtgtttttttatgcacaaggacgaacgctattgaatttggaagaaatcggattaaatttagatatagttcccatatatatgtatcgcccgatttcgacaaatagagccacgttgcgctttttcacaaaccgatcgtcatcaaattgtgCACATAGTAAAagttttcatcaccctttaagtctgcaaaatttcatcgaaatcggttcagatttagatatagctcccatatatatgtatcgcccaattttcccaaatttggccataaaaaccttatttattaagcgatcttactcaaacttggcttactctaatcatttatggtactgacaatatgtgccaaaaataatcgaaatcggttcagatttagacatagctcccatatatatgtatcgcccgattttgccaaatttggccgtaaaacccttatttacaaACCGATAGtgttcaaagttggctaaatacaatcttctatacctctaactgtatgtgtgaaatttcatcgaaatcggttcagatttagatatagctcaccagggttggcctgtcgcaaactgtgacttttgcgacatacgtttacgacggtataatacgtatgtcgcaaaagtcgtaaacctagtgtagaaaacctaatttggaattaaagaaattgtgaatattttttaatataatttagttaagctccccgataaaaggtatgcaaaaaatgtcctatattgtatttattcaaaactctactagatttacatctctcattcacaacttgaaactattcttggttttcgtggaccaagctttagctgcatcaacgaatgactagctacaattttgaaaatttttaattagtatggaaattggttCTAATAcgccaaaaagtgattttataaaattttttctaaacagcaacagcaataagtagttttccttccttccagtttctgcagtaatttgtgaaaggttaactacactgaaaaaacagtgaacccttttccattgcaaaatgaactaaactgtagtaatattgaccatgatttagcccttaagatttttttcaacttgtctagtttataattttcttaaattttagttcatctataacattgtagtttagttcatttttacaacaccataagatttatatacacctaccaagttaaaaagtcagtattattttggtttacttgcttattttgtgggaaacccgataataaaaattggttaacagtctctttaaaatgtcgacgactagactatttttaaatcaatcattccacagtatagagaaattaaataattaaaggaacaacaaaccgttttactattatgagaattttcatacattaaaattaaactatctttaagcaaaagtactttattataaaaacttatgatgaaagttcttaatacaatgttttttgtgaataaaaattgtgaccacatggaaaagagagtagttcatttgaaccagctgtttggacattttgacttatcctttttttattcatcgtaggtaattttttcacatatcttgctggaaaaaatggaaacaataatgaaaattgttaaaaattaataccatgtaatgaaatataatttttaattcttcattttagcttgtaacttaccatatttggggcattttatcaaatggtgtaaggaattcaacttttctttggaaaacgtatctcataaaatttgtacctgaaacaattagagaaataatgaagtattctaaataaactcataaaactgtgttgttatcgatgtgaaagatataataaaataaatattctagttgaaagaaagccaaagttttaatataaaacttaccaattctctattaaattgtacgctgaggggaaatataaaaagttgtccaaatttatttgggttactctgaaattaaatattaaataaaattattaaataacttttcaaaaaatctaatgaaaaaaataataatatgcattaaaaaccaaatattcttgatattcctagacagtcatcaaaaattttccaaattcatctggaattgaatattaattttttacattgaataatgaaaatttcaatacactttcaatttcaacatattttactaaatattcttaataacttttttctaaactaccgataaaatattaataactttcatttaaaaggtttaataaacaaacaccaatatatgactcaaaaatccaaaatattccatgcctttatattcccttgttgcatacctacttaaaagatgcaacagcacaCGCCAAcgacaactatacaactgaagcacgccaaacaaaaccaagcaaagccaaaacattcctacaacaacaaaaacacatgtgcctttattgaaaaaaacacctca
Encoded here:
- the LOC142239903 gene encoding alkaline phosphatase-like, with protein sequence MGHYHTSLSEKDLKDTLALNNNSPIEERDPKFWQTLARQELLRNLGKQRLNKNRAKNIIFFLGDGMSLSTVTAARILKSQRNNGTGEEELLSFEKFPHVALSRTHCTNTHVADSACAATAFLCGVKANILTLGVSAKVNANNCSASMDPANHVQSIAVWAQNAGKSTGFVTTTSVLHASPAGTFAHVANRFWESDSDVLAWKEQHKTTTNCMDIAQQLILRKPGRNFNVIMGGGMGKFLPKSEIDDHGNRGVRSDGKNLLKTWKSMHPLGVLVSNRDQLLNVNVRTASHIMGLFESSGLKYHALANKTKQPSLSEMTKMALERLQRNKIGYFLFVEGGNIDTAHHESKAGLALDETLEFDKAVEVALEMTDTRDTLIVVTADHSHPLTIVGYPYRGTSILGLNHNDRAADGMKYSNINYPLGPNLYRDKSGRRINLDTINRNLGKSNEIHKNSGILSHGYFSSIDSQYPSGVRTQFGTHSGEDVGVYALGPYDHLFTGVLQQSSIPHIMAYAACIGKGLTKCNDLESWK